A region from the Sorex araneus isolate mSorAra2 chromosome 6, mSorAra2.pri, whole genome shotgun sequence genome encodes:
- the PRPF19 gene encoding pre-mRNA-processing factor 19, with translation MSLICSISNEVPEHPCVSPVSNHVYERRLIEKYIAENGTDPINNQPLSEEQLIDIKVAHPIRPKPPSATSIPAILKALQDEWDAVMLHSFTLRQQLQTTRQELSHALYQHDAACRVIARLTKEVTAAREALATLKPQAGLIVPQAVPSSQPSVVGAGEPMDLGELVGMTPEIIQKLQDKATVLTTERKKRGKTVPEELVKPEELSKYRQVASHVGLHSASIPGILALDLCPSDTNKILTGGADKNVVVFDKSSEQILATLKGHTKKVTSVVFHPSQELVFSASPDATIRIWSVPNASCVQVVRAHESAVTGLSLHATGDYLLSSSDDQYWAFSDIQTGRVLTKVTDETSGCSLTCAQFHPDGLIFGTGTMDSQIKIWDLKERTNVANFPGHSGPITSIAFSENGYYLATAADDSSVKLWDLRKLKNFKTLQLDNNFEVKSLIFDQSGTYLALGGTDVQIYICKQWTEILHFTEHSGLTTGVAFGHHAKFIASTGMDRSLKFYSL, from the exons ATGTCCCTCATCTGCTCCA TCTCCAACGAAGTGCCCGAGCACCCGTGCGTGTCGCCGGTGTCTAACCATGTGTACGAGCGGCGGCTCATCGAGAAGTACATTGCCGAGAACGGCACGGACCCCATCAACAACCAGCCGCTGTCGGAGGAGCAGCTCATCGACATCAAAG TTGCTCACCCGATTCGGCCCAAGCCGCCCTCGGCCACCAGCATCCCGGCCATCCTGAAGGCCCTGCAGGACGAGTGG GACGCCGTCATGCTGCACAGCTTCACCCTGCGCCAGCAGCTGCAGACCACGCGCCAGGAGCTGTCGCACGCGCTCTACCAGCACGACGCCGCCTGCCGCGTCATTGCTCGTCTGACCAAGGAGGTCACTGCGGCTCGGGAAG CCTTGGCCACCCTGAAGCCGCAGGCTGGTCTCATCGTGCCCCAGGCCGtgcccagctcccagcccagcGTGGTG GGCGCAGGCGAGCCCATGGATTTGGGCGAGCTGGTGGGAATGACCCCCGAGATCATCCAGAAG ctccaagACAAGGCCACGGTGCTCACCACAGAGCGGAAGAAG aGAGGGAAGACTGTGCCCGAGGAGCTGGTGAAGCCGGAAGAGCTCAGCAAGTACCGGCAAGTGGCGTCCCACGTG GGCTTGCACAGTGCCAGCATCCCCGGGATCCTCGCCCTGGACCTCTGCCCCTCGGACACCAACAAGATCCTCACCG GTGGGGCGGACAAGAACGTCGTCGTCTTCGACAAGAGCTCGGAGCAGATCCTGGCCACGCTCAAAGGCCACACCAAGAAGGTCACCAGTGTGGTCTTCCACCCCTCCCAG GAGCTGGTGTTTTCCGCCTCCCCAGATGCCACCATCAGGATCTGGTCGGTCCCGAACGCCTCTTGTGTTCAGGTTGTTCGGGCCCATGAGAGTGCCGTGACGGGCCTGAGCCTCCACGCCACTGGGGACTATCTCCTGAGCTCCTCTGACGACCAG TATTGGGCCTTCTCGGACATCCAGACGGGGCGCGTGCTCACCAAGGTCACGGACGAGACGTCTGGCTGCT CGCTGACCTGTGCGCAGTTCCACCCCGACGGGCTCATCTTTGGAACAGGCACCATGGACTCCCAGATCAAGATCTGGGACCTGAAG GAGCGCACCAACGTGGCCAACTTCCCCGGCCACTCGGGCCCCATCACCAGCATCGCCTTCTCTGAGAACGGGTACTACCTGGCCACGGCGGCCGACGACTCCTCCGTCAAGCTGTGGGATCTGCGCAAGCTGAAGAACTTCAAGACCTTGCAGCTGGACAACAACTTCGAG GTGAAGTCCCTGATCTTCGACCAGAGCGGTACCTACCTGGCCCTCGGGGGCACGGACGTCCAGATCTACATCTGCAAACAGTGGACGGAGATTCTCCACTTCACAG aGCACAGCGGCCTCACCACCGGGGTGGCCTTCGGGCACCACGCCAAGTTCATCGCGTCCACGGGCATGGACCGGAGCCTGAAGTTCTACAGCCTGTAG